One genomic region from Nitrospirota bacterium encodes:
- the thiE gene encoding thiamine phosphate synthase — translation MPKLSSRLLVVTDRHQTKGRPLVPLLQRALTVGAPAIQLRERDLSVRDLLALAREVQAVTAAHRSQLLINDRIDIALTLEGAGVHLRSNSLPVSVARQLLGTERLLGLSAHGVEEAVQAESQGADYVIFGPIYETPSKQAFGPPLGLHSLEKVCRLVRIPIIGIGGVTAARVGEMRQAGAFGVAVITAILGADDVESATSELFDAVMRAT, via the coding sequence ATGCCGAAACTTTCTAGCCGCCTTCTTGTCGTCACGGATCGCCACCAGACCAAGGGGCGGCCGTTGGTGCCTCTTCTGCAGCGAGCGCTCACTGTTGGAGCGCCTGCCATTCAACTCCGCGAGCGCGACCTTTCTGTTCGAGACCTCTTGGCGCTTGCGCGTGAGGTGCAAGCGGTAACGGCCGCGCACAGATCCCAACTCCTCATCAACGATCGGATCGACATCGCATTGACGCTGGAAGGCGCCGGCGTGCACCTGCGCAGCAATAGTCTGCCGGTTTCCGTTGCCAGGCAGTTGCTGGGGACAGAGCGCCTTCTGGGTCTGTCTGCCCATGGGGTAGAGGAGGCGGTGCAGGCAGAGTCTCAGGGCGCAGACTACGTCATCTTTGGCCCGATCTACGAGACCCCATCGAAGCAGGCATTCGGTCCTCCGCTCGGACTGCATAGCCTTGAGAAGGTTTGTCGATTGGTCCGCATCCCGATTATCGGAATCGGTGGAGTCACGGCGGCGCGCGTAGGTGAGATGCGGCAGGCCGGCGCATTCGGTGTGGCGGTGATCACGGCGATTCTTGGCGCAGACGACGTGGAGTCGGCGACAAGTGAGCTGTTCGATGCTGTCATGCGCGCGACGTGA
- the dop gene encoding depupylase/deamidase Dop, giving the protein MQECNSLTTPRVLGTETEFGIASRDPAAADPVSNSIAVIGHYPGLPAPLAVWDYENENPLLDARGFEVEGEPERPNPEYNRQLNKVLANGGRLYVDGAHPEYSTPECTNPREIVAFERAGAHILAQCLEQMARATGRDHCVLYKNNSDGKGNSYGYHESYLMSRAVPFERIVKVLAPFFVTRPIFAGAGKVGAENETSRADYQISQRADFFECLVDLNTMVRRPIVNSRDEPHAEHAKYRRLHVIVGDANMAELSTYLKVGTLSIVLDLLDAGADVPQIELEDPVQGIKQVSRDLTMKEPLRLMGGLSTTAVAIQRAYLKAAMGYYACHDLSQVTKDILVRWEDVLDKLEQDPRLLVRELDWVAKRQMMESYMERKGCGWDDSRIRLMDLQYHDVRPDKGLYFTLERSHLIERIVQEAEIARAEFTPPPGTRAYFRGRCVSKFTKSVYGASWTSVLFDVGNKQVKRVPLMDPLRGTASLTSDLLDQVDTVDELLAKLKA; this is encoded by the coding sequence ATGCAGGAATGTAACTCGTTGACGACTCCCCGCGTATTGGGAACAGAAACAGAGTTCGGCATTGCATCGCGCGATCCAGCCGCCGCAGACCCCGTGTCCAACTCCATTGCCGTCATCGGGCATTATCCTGGCCTGCCGGCTCCGTTAGCGGTCTGGGATTATGAAAATGAAAACCCGTTGCTCGATGCGCGCGGCTTCGAGGTCGAAGGGGAACCAGAGCGGCCTAATCCTGAGTACAATCGTCAGCTGAACAAGGTGCTGGCGAATGGGGGCCGGCTCTACGTCGACGGCGCCCATCCGGAATACTCCACGCCCGAATGCACCAATCCGCGAGAGATCGTGGCGTTCGAACGAGCCGGTGCGCACATCCTGGCTCAGTGCCTGGAACAGATGGCGCGCGCGACCGGGCGGGATCATTGTGTGCTGTACAAGAACAACTCGGACGGCAAGGGCAACAGCTACGGCTATCACGAAAGTTATCTCATGTCGCGTGCGGTGCCTTTCGAGCGCATCGTGAAGGTTTTGGCGCCGTTCTTTGTCACGAGGCCCATCTTCGCAGGGGCGGGGAAAGTCGGCGCAGAGAATGAGACCAGCCGTGCGGATTATCAGATCTCGCAGCGTGCGGATTTCTTCGAGTGCCTCGTCGACCTCAATACGATGGTCCGGCGCCCCATCGTGAATTCACGCGATGAGCCGCATGCGGAGCATGCCAAGTATCGGCGGCTGCACGTGATTGTCGGAGATGCCAACATGGCGGAACTGTCGACCTATCTCAAGGTCGGCACGTTGTCCATTGTGTTGGATCTGCTGGACGCCGGTGCCGATGTGCCCCAGATCGAGTTGGAGGACCCGGTTCAAGGCATCAAGCAGGTGTCGCGCGATTTGACGATGAAGGAGCCGCTTAGACTCATGGGGGGGCTGTCGACGACGGCGGTGGCGATTCAACGCGCCTATTTGAAGGCGGCCATGGGATACTATGCCTGTCACGACCTCTCACAGGTTACGAAAGATATTCTCGTTCGCTGGGAAGACGTGTTGGATAAGCTCGAACAGGATCCTCGGCTGTTGGTGCGCGAGTTAGATTGGGTGGCGAAGCGCCAGATGATGGAATCCTACATGGAGCGCAAGGGCTGTGGGTGGGACGATTCTCGCATTCGGCTCATGGATCTGCAGTATCACGACGTGCGCCCCGATAAGGGCCTCTACTTTACGCTTGAACGCAGTCATCTGATCGAGCGTATCGTGCAGGAAGCCGAGATTGCGCGAGCGGAGTTCACCCCGCCTCCGGGAACACGCGCCTATTTCCGTGGACGCTGTGTCAGCAAGTTTACGAAGTCGGTCTATGGAGCCAGCTGGACGTCGGTGCTGTTCGATGTTGGCAACAAGCAGGTCAAACGGGTGCCGCTGATGGACCCGCTTCGAGGGACAGCATCATTGACGAGTGACCTCCTCGATCAGGTTGACACCGTCGACGAATTGCTGGCGAAACTGAAGGCATGA
- the prcB gene encoding proteasome subunit beta yields the protein MKLPFLPNHDDPSFFDFLTQHHPALTPAGRSGFLSPQAGTEPMRGAGPMTVPHATTVLAIKYQQGVVIAGDRRATEGFQIAERRIEKVFKIDDYSAMAIAGAAGPCIEMAKLFQVELEHYEKIEGVQLSCEGKANKLGQMVKANLPMVFQGLVVMPLYVGYDVKRAEGRIFKYDLAGGRYEESDYHAIGSGGKDARNTMREHFLRGLAEPDALKLALLALYNAADDDVGTGGPDLVRGIYPTAKIVNERGITDVPEQQIRSIYDGLIATRRSKEN from the coding sequence ATGAAATTGCCATTTCTTCCTAACCACGACGACCCGAGTTTCTTCGACTTTTTAACCCAGCACCACCCCGCGCTGACGCCGGCCGGCCGCAGCGGTTTTCTGTCGCCTCAGGCCGGGACAGAACCGATGCGAGGAGCCGGACCGATGACGGTCCCTCACGCCACCACAGTGCTGGCGATCAAGTATCAACAGGGCGTCGTGATTGCCGGAGACCGCCGGGCGACGGAAGGGTTTCAAATCGCCGAGCGCCGGATCGAGAAAGTCTTCAAGATCGACGACTATTCCGCGATGGCGATCGCCGGTGCAGCCGGTCCCTGCATCGAAATGGCCAAGCTGTTCCAGGTCGAACTGGAACATTACGAAAAAATCGAAGGGGTGCAACTCTCCTGTGAGGGAAAGGCCAACAAGCTCGGGCAGATGGTCAAGGCCAACCTGCCGATGGTCTTTCAAGGGCTGGTCGTCATGCCGCTCTATGTCGGCTACGACGTGAAGCGCGCAGAAGGCCGCATCTTTAAGTACGACCTCGCAGGCGGCCGGTACGAAGAGTCGGATTATCATGCCATCGGGTCGGGGGGGAAAGATGCACGCAATACGATGCGGGAACATTTCCTCAGGGGCCTGGCTGAGCCCGACGCACTCAAGTTAGCATTGCTGGCCCTGTACAATGCGGCTGACGATGATGTCGGCACCGGGGGGCCCGATCTGGTACGGGGCATTTACCCCACGGCGAAAATTGTGAACGAGCGCGGCATTACCGATGTGCCAGAGCAGCAAATCCGCAGCATCTATGACGGGTTGATCGCGACCCGCCGCTCCAAGGAGAACTAA
- the arc gene encoding proteasome ATPase, giving the protein MASRSDEQTREVEKLRVQIQSMEEEIRRLYQSRYQLDQATKQNEKLVTTLQEAKAQIEALRAEVEKLTAPPSAYAIFSSLNDDGTGNVFVSGRKMKVSLHPSINGAALRKGQEVLLNEALNVIEVKGFDIQGEVVRLKDVLEGNRALVTLHFDEEKVAELGDPLIAERLSVGDHLLYDPRSGYVIEKLPRSEAEEMVLEEVPDVDYEHIGGLQHELEQVRDAVELPFLHTALFLEYKLSAPKGVLLYGPPGCGKTLIAKAVANSIAKKLGHLTGKEVRSYFLHVKGPELLNKYVGESERQVREVFKKAKERAADGNPVIVFFDEMDALFRTRGTGISSDIESTIVPQFLSEIDGMERLRNVIVIGASNRQDLIDPAVLRAGRLDVKVKVGRPDAVAAKDIFSKYLSVDLPFAEEDLKRHGGDAKALVEQMADLTVGAMYASSEENKFIEVTYANGEKEVLYFKDFASGALIEGIVSRAKKFAVKRTIAKEGRGLRSDDLIRAIREEFKEHEDLPNTTNPDDWAKISGKKGEKIVHLRTISGSPDESRQIETVTTGHYL; this is encoded by the coding sequence ATGGCCTCACGCAGCGACGAACAGACCCGCGAGGTGGAAAAGCTTCGCGTGCAGATCCAGTCGATGGAAGAAGAAATCCGTCGGCTCTACCAGTCCCGCTACCAGCTCGACCAAGCCACCAAACAGAACGAGAAACTCGTCACCACGCTCCAGGAAGCGAAGGCGCAGATCGAAGCCTTGCGCGCCGAGGTTGAAAAATTGACCGCGCCGCCCTCTGCCTACGCCATTTTTTCCAGTCTCAATGATGACGGAACCGGCAATGTCTTCGTCTCCGGACGAAAGATGAAAGTCAGTTTGCATCCGTCCATCAATGGCGCGGCCTTGCGCAAGGGGCAGGAAGTGCTCCTGAACGAAGCGTTGAACGTGATTGAAGTGAAGGGCTTCGATATTCAGGGTGAAGTCGTGAGGCTCAAGGATGTGCTGGAAGGCAATCGCGCCTTGGTGACGTTGCATTTCGACGAAGAGAAAGTGGCCGAACTTGGCGATCCGCTGATAGCCGAACGATTAAGCGTCGGCGACCATCTGCTCTACGATCCTCGCTCCGGCTATGTCATCGAAAAGCTGCCGAGGTCAGAGGCGGAAGAAATGGTGTTGGAGGAAGTGCCCGATGTCGACTATGAGCACATCGGCGGGTTGCAGCATGAGTTGGAACAGGTCCGTGATGCGGTGGAGCTGCCGTTTCTTCATACGGCCCTGTTTTTAGAGTACAAGTTGAGCGCGCCCAAAGGAGTGTTGCTCTATGGGCCGCCAGGATGCGGGAAAACCTTGATCGCAAAAGCGGTCGCCAATTCGATTGCGAAGAAGCTCGGACATCTCACCGGCAAAGAAGTGCGGAGTTACTTCTTGCACGTGAAGGGCCCGGAGTTGCTCAATAAATATGTCGGCGAGTCCGAGCGTCAAGTCCGCGAAGTCTTCAAGAAAGCGAAAGAGCGGGCGGCGGACGGGAATCCCGTCATCGTATTCTTCGACGAAATGGATGCGCTGTTCAGAACGCGGGGCACTGGGATTTCCTCCGATATCGAGTCGACGATCGTCCCGCAGTTTCTCTCAGAGATCGACGGCATGGAACGATTGCGCAATGTGATCGTGATCGGCGCCAGCAATCGCCAGGATCTCATCGATCCGGCTGTCCTTCGCGCCGGCCGGTTAGATGTGAAGGTCAAGGTGGGGCGTCCCGATGCCGTGGCCGCGAAGGATATTTTCTCGAAGTACTTGAGCGTCGATCTGCCGTTTGCCGAGGAAGATTTGAAGCGCCATGGCGGAGACGCCAAGGCCTTGGTTGAACAGATGGCCGATCTCACGGTCGGGGCCATGTATGCGTCCTCGGAAGAAAATAAGTTCATCGAAGTCACCTACGCGAACGGTGAGAAGGAAGTGCTCTACTTCAAGGATTTTGCGAGCGGGGCGCTGATCGAAGGTATCGTGTCGCGCGCGAAGAAGTTCGCCGTCAAGCGGACGATTGCGAAGGAAGGCCGGGGCCTTCGATCCGATGACTTAATCCGCGCCATTCGGGAAGAGTTCAAGGAACACGAAGACCTGCCCAATACGACCAATCCTGACGATTGGGCCAAGATCTCCGGGAAGAAAGGCGAAAAGATCGTGCATCTTCGGACGATCAGCGGCAGCCCGGACGAGTCGCGTCAGATCGAAACGGTCACAACCGGACATTATCTCTAA
- a CDS encoding WYL domain-containing protein encodes MPRNDQAVRQLVILHKLEASRQGLTLEQLTRALDPGSTRQPRTLRRDLAAIEATGWPLVTERVDGQVRWKLLEGFRNIPALRLSPTELMALTVSRRLIAPLEGTELHTSLQSALGKASAALTPQGLELAQQLEHTFSVGLGPHKRYRHHREVVERITQAIVHKMRIQMRYDSASRGRMTRREVDPYRLWYASGGLYLVGYCHLRNEPRMFAVERIKSVTPTDLPYQIPLHFDFDAFIEDSLTVMRGPRMTVELEFDKPTAAWVKDRIWHPSQQLKRLSKGRMQMTLAVANSREVVGWVLSFGSGVKVVGPDSLRTAVKQEARKMFEAL; translated from the coding sequence GTGCCACGAAACGATCAAGCCGTTCGCCAATTGGTGATTCTGCATAAGCTTGAAGCCTCCCGGCAGGGATTGACACTCGAACAATTGACCCGGGCGCTGGACCCTGGCTCAACCCGCCAGCCGCGCACACTCCGTCGAGACCTTGCCGCCATTGAAGCGACCGGCTGGCCTCTCGTCACAGAGCGTGTCGACGGTCAGGTGCGCTGGAAACTCCTTGAAGGGTTCCGCAACATCCCGGCGCTTCGCCTCTCTCCCACCGAACTCATGGCCTTGACGGTCAGCCGACGCCTCATTGCGCCGTTGGAAGGGACGGAGCTTCACACCTCGCTGCAATCGGCACTGGGCAAAGCTTCAGCGGCATTGACCCCACAGGGATTGGAGCTGGCGCAGCAACTCGAACACACCTTTTCGGTCGGACTCGGCCCGCATAAACGCTATCGGCATCATCGTGAGGTGGTTGAGCGGATTACGCAGGCCATCGTGCACAAGATGCGCATCCAAATGCGGTACGACTCCGCGTCCCGTGGCCGGATGACGCGCCGAGAGGTCGATCCGTACCGACTCTGGTACGCTTCGGGCGGGCTCTATCTCGTCGGCTACTGCCATCTGCGCAACGAGCCGCGCATGTTCGCGGTGGAGCGCATCAAGTCCGTGACGCCGACCGACTTGCCCTACCAGATACCTCTCCATTTCGACTTCGATGCATTTATCGAGGACTCCCTCACCGTCATGCGCGGGCCTCGCATGACCGTAGAGCTGGAATTCGATAAGCCGACAGCCGCCTGGGTCAAAGATCGTATCTGGCATCCCAGTCAGCAGCTCAAACGATTATCGAAAGGGCGCATGCAGATGACGCTTGCCGTAGCGAACAGCCGTGAAGTGGTGGGGTGGGTGCTCAGTTTCGGCAGCGGAGTGAAGGTGGTCGGGCCGGACTCATTGCGCACGGCGGTCAAGCAGGAAGCCAGGAAAATGTTCGAGGCCCTGTGA
- a CDS encoding histidinol-phosphatase: MVTSPQHNQQVAGIFRSIAERLGAQRANPYRVRAYRRAADAIEALEEDIAEVAARQGLEDIDGIGRDLADKIEEFLRTGAIQAYEALRTPLPESVKAWAHFPGLSESLVAYLYTRLCITTLADLERLVRSHMLRTVPGFSGSEERLLDAITASQQPPI, from the coding sequence ATGGTCACATCGCCACAACATAACCAGCAGGTTGCCGGCATTTTTCGGTCGATCGCTGAACGCTTAGGCGCTCAGCGGGCGAACCCCTATCGGGTCAGAGCCTACCGAAGGGCAGCGGATGCCATCGAAGCCTTGGAAGAGGACATCGCAGAGGTCGCGGCACGGCAGGGATTGGAAGACATTGATGGAATCGGCCGAGATCTGGCCGACAAGATTGAGGAATTTCTCAGAACGGGAGCAATCCAGGCCTATGAAGCCTTGCGAACGCCACTCCCAGAGTCGGTGAAGGCCTGGGCTCACTTCCCGGGACTATCCGAATCGCTCGTGGCCTACCTCTATACCCGCCTCTGCATTACCACATTGGCCGACCTCGAACGGCTGGTACGGTCGCACATGCTGCGCACCGTACCAGGGTTCTCAGGATCGGAAGAACGGCTGCTTGACGCAATCACCGCTTCGCAACAGCCCCCCATTTAA
- the pafA gene encoding Pup--protein ligase, with product MRRRIFGLENEYGLIFSPNGRVYLPMEKVLGYIFEGLIPNSWPSNAFLANGARFYQDTGCHPEYSTPECDNIRDLVIHDKAGERLLEACLPAAEERLREEGLSGEIYIFKNNTDSLGNTYGCHENFLMRRDVDFWKVTEQLIPFFVTRQIYSGAGKVLKVSGKPQYFISQRAQHIHEKTSSSTTSSRSIINTRDEPHADAERYRRLHIIVGDSNMSEFVTYLKVGTAALVLSMIEEGYGVTGMELEDPVKAIREISRDPTLKRKVKLDDGRQLTGVEVQRVYLDRAQEYLAQQEHDPALDDVWKKWAMVLDKLEEDPMQLVREIDWVTKRHLIQSYIDKKDCGWDDPRVFLLDLQYHDVKRTRGLYYLMESKGLIERVVEEDAVQRAMSIPPQSTRAKVRGDFIRFARAKNRSYTVDWTYLKLNGYWEETILCMDPFSAVNRRVDELLSQVGGLRLYR from the coding sequence CTGAGACGACGGATCTTCGGTTTGGAGAATGAGTATGGTCTCATCTTTTCTCCAAACGGGAGGGTCTATCTTCCGATGGAGAAGGTCCTGGGCTATATTTTTGAAGGCCTCATTCCGAACAGTTGGCCTTCCAACGCGTTTCTGGCGAACGGGGCGCGCTTCTATCAAGACACCGGCTGTCATCCTGAGTATTCCACCCCCGAGTGCGACAACATCCGGGACCTCGTCATTCATGATAAAGCCGGTGAGCGGCTTCTGGAAGCCTGCTTGCCTGCGGCCGAAGAACGCTTACGAGAAGAAGGCCTGTCCGGCGAGATCTACATTTTCAAGAACAATACGGACTCCCTCGGGAATACCTACGGCTGTCACGAAAACTTCTTGATGCGCCGCGACGTCGATTTCTGGAAAGTCACGGAGCAGCTCATTCCCTTCTTCGTCACGCGGCAGATTTATAGCGGAGCGGGAAAAGTATTAAAAGTGTCCGGCAAGCCGCAGTACTTCATCTCGCAACGGGCCCAACATATTCACGAGAAGACTTCCTCCTCGACGACCTCCTCGCGCAGCATCATCAATACCAGAGACGAGCCGCATGCCGATGCAGAACGCTACCGGCGGCTCCATATCATCGTCGGGGACTCCAACATGTCGGAGTTCGTGACCTATTTGAAGGTTGGCACGGCGGCGTTGGTCCTGTCGATGATTGAAGAGGGGTACGGAGTCACGGGGATGGAACTCGAGGACCCAGTGAAAGCCATTCGGGAGATTTCTCGCGATCCGACGTTAAAGCGGAAGGTCAAGCTGGACGATGGCCGCCAGCTGACTGGCGTGGAAGTTCAACGGGTCTACCTGGATCGCGCGCAGGAATATCTGGCTCAACAAGAACACGATCCGGCCCTCGACGATGTGTGGAAGAAATGGGCCATGGTCCTCGATAAGCTCGAAGAGGACCCGATGCAGCTGGTGCGAGAAATCGATTGGGTGACCAAGCGGCATCTCATTCAATCCTATATCGACAAGAAAGATTGCGGCTGGGACGACCCGCGCGTCTTCCTGCTCGATCTCCAATATCATGATGTCAAACGGACGCGTGGCCTGTATTATCTGATGGAGTCGAAAGGGCTGATCGAACGGGTGGTGGAGGAGGACGCGGTGCAACGGGCCATGTCGATTCCGCCGCAGAGCACGAGGGCGAAGGTGCGTGGCGATTTCATCCGATTCGCCCGCGCAAAGAATCGTTCCTATACGGTGGATTGGACCTATCTGAAGCTCAATGGCTACTGGGAAGAAACGATCCTCTGTATGGATCCCTTCAGCGCCGTGAATCGGCGCGTGGACGAATTGCTCTCACAGGTGGGGGGGCTACGGCTGTACCGATGA
- the thiS gene encoding sulfur carrier protein ThiS, translating to MAEAIQIHVNGDPRDVRADATVGDLLRELAIKTERVAVELNLEILDRKEFDQRSLKQGDRVEILSFIGGGAPLDVYGRGRGFVHAE from the coding sequence ATGGCAGAGGCGATTCAGATTCATGTGAACGGCGATCCACGGGACGTTCGGGCAGATGCTACCGTGGGGGATCTCCTGCGTGAGCTTGCCATTAAGACCGAGCGTGTGGCGGTGGAATTAAATTTAGAAATTCTCGATCGCAAAGAGTTCGACCAGCGAAGTCTGAAACAAGGGGATCGAGTGGAGATCTTGAGCTTCATCGGCGGCGGTGCGCCATTGGATGTGTACGGCAGAGGAAGGGGTTTCGTCCATGCAGAATGA
- a CDS encoding M23 family metallopeptidase: MMLTAFKQAQLRISRLDRTLIMAVVLLCSVFPVELFPNTPPPPKGLDGQYSGKQGQVLVVKVKGEEQATEVKGRFLERTIPFFREFRPGEPAGFVGLLGIDMQDDPGTYELAVEVRQGEQAKQLSFNVLVAKEKFAVEHLKLPKEKVDLDEKAVARWKAEQEQVKQALAENSRLKLWHSNFVEPVNGKRTGIFGSVRIMNGQPRNPHNGEDIGAPMGADVVATNDGIVRITVDHIFSGRGVFVDHGLGFYSMYFHLSEILVKDGDLITAGQIIGKVGATGRATGPHLHWGVKLNGARVNPYSLLDLPFKKGVMAPTAVTIPTPEPPPTPQAVPVRE, encoded by the coding sequence ATGATGCTGACCGCGTTCAAACAGGCGCAGTTACGGATTTCACGATTGGACCGAACGCTGATCATGGCGGTCGTGTTGCTGTGCAGCGTTTTCCCCGTCGAGTTATTCCCGAACACGCCGCCTCCCCCGAAGGGCCTCGACGGCCAATACAGCGGCAAGCAGGGGCAGGTGCTGGTGGTGAAGGTGAAGGGCGAAGAGCAGGCGACGGAAGTGAAGGGCAGATTTCTTGAACGGACGATTCCATTTTTTCGGGAGTTTAGGCCAGGAGAGCCGGCCGGCTTTGTCGGGCTGCTCGGGATCGACATGCAGGACGATCCCGGGACCTATGAACTGGCGGTTGAAGTGAGACAGGGCGAACAGGCGAAGCAGCTGAGTTTCAACGTGCTGGTGGCCAAAGAAAAGTTTGCCGTCGAGCATCTGAAGCTGCCTAAAGAGAAGGTCGATTTGGACGAGAAGGCAGTGGCCCGTTGGAAAGCCGAGCAGGAACAAGTGAAGCAGGCGCTCGCGGAGAACTCACGGCTGAAACTCTGGCACAGCAACTTCGTGGAGCCGGTGAACGGCAAACGCACCGGGATTTTCGGCAGCGTGCGCATTATGAACGGTCAGCCGAGGAATCCCCATAATGGTGAAGACATCGGTGCACCGATGGGGGCCGATGTTGTTGCCACGAACGACGGAATCGTCCGCATCACCGTCGATCATATTTTCTCCGGCAGAGGCGTCTTCGTCGATCATGGCCTGGGTTTCTATTCGATGTACTTCCACCTGTCGGAGATCCTGGTCAAAGATGGTGACCTGATCACCGCGGGCCAAATCATCGGCAAAGTCGGGGCGACCGGCCGAGCCACTGGCCCGCATCTCCACTGGGGCGTCAAGCTCAACGGCGCCCGTGTGAATCCCTATTCATTGCTCGATCTGCCGTTCAAGAAGGGTGTAATGGCTCCTACTGCAGTGACAATTCCAACCCCTGAACCCCCGCCAACCCCACAAGCCGTTCCAGTCAGAGAATAG
- the prcA gene encoding proteasome subunit alpha: MPMPYYVSPEQMMQDKAEYAKKGIAKGRSIIAIEYVNGILLVAENPSASLYKISEIYDSIAFAGAGKYSEFENLRKAGIRHADLKGFMYSREDVTARSLANGYSQSLGTIFSQEQKPLEVEILVVQVGHNGHANEMYRISFDGSIIDERTFAVIGGKSEAVQALLKEKGLTQPPELREALSLCIASLEQIGSQKLSLESLEVAVLDRTREGRRFRRLSPADTKPLLSI, translated from the coding sequence ATGCCGATGCCCTATTACGTCTCGCCCGAGCAGATGATGCAGGACAAGGCGGAGTATGCCAAGAAAGGCATCGCCAAAGGCCGTTCCATCATTGCCATCGAATATGTGAATGGCATTCTTCTCGTCGCGGAGAATCCCAGCGCCTCGCTCTATAAAATCTCCGAGATCTACGACAGCATCGCCTTTGCGGGGGCCGGGAAGTACAGTGAGTTTGAAAATCTCAGGAAAGCCGGTATCAGACATGCCGACCTCAAGGGATTCATGTACAGCCGTGAAGATGTGACGGCCCGCTCTCTGGCAAATGGCTACTCGCAAAGCCTGGGCACCATTTTCAGCCAGGAGCAGAAGCCTTTAGAGGTGGAAATCCTGGTGGTGCAGGTCGGGCATAACGGCCATGCGAACGAGATGTACCGCATTTCCTTCGACGGGAGCATCATCGATGAGCGGACCTTTGCGGTCATCGGAGGCAAGTCGGAGGCCGTGCAGGCTCTGTTAAAGGAGAAAGGTCTTACACAACCGCCTGAGCTACGAGAGGCCCTGTCGCTCTGTATTGCTTCACTTGAGCAGATTGGAAGCCAGAAGCTCTCGCTGGAATCGCTGGAAGTCGCAGTCCTCGACCGCACCCGCGAGGGCCGACGGTTTCGACGGTTGTCGCCTGCCGATACCAAACCCCTCCTCTCTATTTAG
- a CDS encoding thiazole synthase encodes MQNDPLTIAGRVFTSRLWVGTGKYKDFAETKKAIEASGADVVTVAVRRVNITDRSKENLLDYLDPKKYIILPNTAGCYNVEDALRYARLGRAAGVSDLIKLEVLGDERTLFPDTAGLIEAAKILVKEGFIVLPYTNDDPIVAQKLVDVGCPAVMPLAAPIGSGLGIRNPYNLKIIMEMIKVPIIVDAGVGTASDAAFAMELGADAVLMNTAIAGAKDPIAMAEAMKYAVYAGRLAYKAGRIPRKLYATASSPIEGML; translated from the coding sequence ATGCAGAATGATCCGTTGACCATTGCCGGTCGTGTGTTTACGTCTCGGCTGTGGGTGGGGACAGGCAAGTATAAGGACTTTGCAGAAACCAAGAAAGCCATCGAAGCGTCGGGCGCCGATGTGGTCACGGTGGCGGTGCGGCGTGTGAACATCACCGATCGCTCCAAAGAGAACCTGCTCGACTATCTCGATCCAAAGAAGTACATCATTCTTCCCAATACCGCCGGCTGCTACAACGTGGAAGATGCGCTGCGTTATGCCCGTTTAGGCAGGGCTGCCGGTGTGTCGGACTTGATTAAACTGGAAGTGCTCGGTGACGAGCGGACCCTGTTCCCCGATACCGCCGGATTGATCGAAGCGGCAAAGATCCTCGTCAAAGAGGGCTTTATCGTGCTGCCCTATACCAATGACGATCCCATTGTGGCCCAGAAGCTCGTTGACGTGGGCTGTCCAGCGGTCATGCCCTTGGCGGCGCCGATTGGATCGGGACTCGGTATCCGCAATCCCTATAACCTCAAGATCATCATGGAAATGATCAAAGTGCCGATCATCGTGGATGCCGGCGTCGGGACCGCGTCCGATGCCGCCTTTGCGATGGAGTTAGGGGCGGATGCGGTACTCATGAACACGGCCATTGCTGGGGCCAAAGATCCCATTGCGATGGCTGAGGCCATGAAATATGCAGTCTATGCCGGACGTCTCGCGTATAAGGCCGGGCGTATTCCACGAAAACTGTATGCCACAGCCAGCAGCCCGATCGAAGGCATGCTCTAG